The following coding sequences lie in one Candidatus Binatia bacterium genomic window:
- the gndA gene encoding NADP-dependent phosphogluconate dehydrogenase, protein MSNAAPANVGLIGLAVMGQNLVLNMADHGFRVAVYNRTVETMQRFVAEHPDTPGGIVGCTTLEELVAALERPRKIVLLVKAGPAVDAIAEQLVPLLEKGDILIDGGNSLWTDTIRRERELAAKGIRFVGSGVSGGEEGARFGPSLMPGGAFEAWQEIEPIWTAIAAKVDEKTGKPLTGAAPGKPVTGGVPCTAYIGPDGAGHYVKMVHNGIEYGDMQLIAEAYALLRGLLGLDPEELADVFAEWNEGDLDSFLIEITAEVLRQRDPMKPRRFLIDAILDSAGQKGTGRWTATHALEAGVPATTITEAVFARVMSSLKDERVAASKTLRGPKFAYRGGKKALIDAVRDALYCSKICSYAQGFALMRAGEQEYGWKLDLGRIASIWRGGCIIRARFLQKITEAYARDEGLVNLLLDPFFKRKVQAGQESWRKVVALAAQAGIPAPGFMSALAYYDGYRSAVLPANLIQAQRDYFGAHTYERVDASRGKAFHVDWPDPKRPQLEV, encoded by the coding sequence ATGTCGAACGCCGCACCCGCGAACGTCGGTCTCATCGGCCTCGCCGTGATGGGTCAGAATCTTGTCTTGAACATGGCCGACCACGGCTTCCGGGTCGCAGTGTACAACCGCACCGTCGAGACCATGCAGCGCTTCGTCGCCGAGCATCCCGACACCCCGGGCGGGATCGTCGGCTGCACGACGCTCGAGGAGCTGGTCGCGGCGCTCGAGCGGCCGCGCAAGATCGTGCTGCTGGTCAAGGCGGGACCCGCGGTCGACGCGATCGCCGAGCAGCTCGTGCCGCTGCTCGAGAAGGGCGACATCCTGATCGACGGCGGCAACTCGCTGTGGACCGACACCATCCGCCGCGAGCGCGAGCTCGCCGCGAAGGGGATCCGCTTCGTCGGCTCCGGCGTGTCGGGTGGCGAGGAGGGCGCGCGCTTCGGACCGTCGCTGATGCCGGGCGGCGCCTTCGAGGCGTGGCAGGAGATCGAGCCGATCTGGACCGCGATCGCCGCCAAGGTCGACGAGAAGACCGGCAAGCCGCTCACCGGCGCGGCGCCGGGCAAGCCGGTCACGGGCGGCGTGCCGTGCACCGCATACATCGGCCCCGACGGCGCCGGGCACTACGTCAAGATGGTGCACAACGGCATCGAGTACGGCGACATGCAGCTCATCGCCGAAGCGTACGCGCTGCTGCGCGGGCTGCTCGGCCTCGACCCCGAGGAGCTCGCCGACGTGTTCGCCGAGTGGAACGAGGGCGACCTCGACTCGTTCCTGATCGAGATCACCGCCGAGGTGCTCCGTCAGCGCGACCCGATGAAGCCCAGGCGCTTCCTGATCGACGCGATCCTCGACAGCGCGGGACAGAAGGGCACCGGCCGCTGGACCGCGACGCACGCGCTCGAGGCCGGCGTGCCGGCGACGACGATCACCGAGGCGGTGTTCGCGCGCGTCATGAGCTCGCTCAAGGACGAGCGGGTCGCGGCCAGCAAGACGCTGCGCGGTCCGAAGTTCGCGTACCGCGGCGGCAAGAAGGCGCTGATCGACGCCGTGCGCGACGCGCTCTACTGCTCGAAGATCTGCAGCTACGCGCAGGGCTTCGCGCTGATGCGCGCGGGCGAGCAGGAGTACGGCTGGAAGCTCGACCTCGGCCGCATCGCTTCGATCTGGCGCGGCGGCTGCATCATCCGCGCGCGCTTCCTGCAGAAGATCACCGAGGCGTACGCGCGCGACGAGGGGCTGGTCAATCTGCTGCTCGACCCGTTCTTCAAGCGCAAGGTGCAGGCCGGACAGGAGAGCTGGCGCAAGGTCGTGGCGCTCGCCGCGCAGGCCGGCATCCCGGCGCCGGGCTTCATGTCGGCGCTCGCGTACTACGACGGCTACCGCTCCGCGGTGCTGCCGGCGAACCTGATCCAGGCGCAGCGCGACTACTTCGGCGCCCACACCTACGAGCGCGTCGACGCCTCGCGCGGCAAGGCGTTCCACGTCGACTGGCCCGATCCGAAGCGTCCGCAGCTCGAGGTGTGA
- a CDS encoding alpha/beta hydrolase — translation MTQPRDLFLEANRLRLHLLEWDGGGRGRPVLLLHGFQEHAHAWDRTAPLLAATGLRVLALDMRGHGDSEWIGRGGYYHFADYVADLAAIVRQLGGRVTLVGHSMGGNAAILYAGTEPERVGGLVVIEGTGPPGATFDVAPERFAGWIEDLERTAASERRPLPLEEAASRLQRFFPLPDDVARHMALHGTRPAENGLRIWKFDPLHKTRSPQPFYEEQARAFWRRIACPVLYVEGERGMLSASESEIAERLRVLRAARVTIPDAAHHPHLEQPEATARVLLDFFARLPG, via the coding sequence ATGACGCAGCCGCGCGATCTGTTCCTCGAGGCGAACCGCCTGCGCCTGCACCTGCTCGAGTGGGACGGTGGAGGCCGCGGGCGTCCGGTCCTGCTGCTGCACGGGTTCCAGGAGCACGCGCACGCCTGGGACCGAACGGCGCCGCTGCTCGCCGCGACGGGTCTGCGCGTGCTCGCGCTCGACATGCGCGGCCACGGCGACTCCGAGTGGATCGGCCGCGGCGGCTACTACCACTTCGCCGACTACGTCGCGGACCTGGCCGCGATCGTGCGCCAGCTCGGCGGACGGGTCACGCTCGTCGGCCACTCGATGGGTGGCAACGCGGCGATCCTCTACGCCGGCACCGAGCCCGAGCGCGTCGGCGGGCTCGTGGTGATCGAGGGCACCGGTCCGCCGGGCGCGACCTTCGACGTCGCCCCCGAGCGCTTCGCGGGCTGGATCGAGGACCTCGAGCGGACCGCGGCGTCCGAGCGCCGTCCGCTGCCGCTCGAGGAAGCCGCGTCACGCCTGCAGCGCTTCTTCCCGCTGCCCGACGACGTCGCGCGCCACATGGCGCTGCACGGCACGCGGCCTGCGGAGAACGGGCTCCGCATCTGGAAGTTCGACCCGCTGCACAAGACGCGCTCGCCACAGCCGTTCTACGAGGAGCAGGCGCGCGCCTTCTGGCGCCGCATCGCGTGCCCGGTGCTCTACGTCGAGGGCGAGCGCGGCATGCTCAGCGCGTCCGAGTCGGAGATCGCGGAGCGCCTGCGCGTGCTGCGCGCCGCGCGCGTGACGATCCCGGACGCCGCGCACCACCCGCACCTCGAGCAGCCCGAGGCGACGGCGCGGGTGCTGCTCGACTTCTTCGCGCGGCTGCCGGGCTGA
- a CDS encoding NfeD family protein translates to MPTWLRYVLLQLPGALLAAVVLLLFWDETGLPGWIGVVVFVLWVAKDAVLYPFLRRAYEPPSPSGGERLVGRRGVAREELRPYGQVQVNGELWRARAADGSGKPIPAGAEVVVRGAERLTLIVERAPS, encoded by the coding sequence ATGCCGACCTGGCTGCGCTACGTGCTGCTCCAGCTCCCCGGCGCGCTCCTCGCAGCGGTCGTGCTGCTGCTGTTCTGGGACGAGACCGGGCTGCCGGGCTGGATCGGCGTCGTGGTCTTCGTGCTCTGGGTCGCGAAGGACGCGGTGCTCTACCCGTTTCTGCGCCGCGCCTACGAGCCGCCGTCGCCGAGCGGCGGCGAGCGCCTGGTCGGGCGGCGCGGCGTCGCGCGCGAGGAGCTGCGTCCGTACGGGCAGGTGCAGGTCAACGGCGAGCTCTGGCGGGCGCGCGCGGCGGACGGCAGCGGAAAGCCGATCCCGGCCGGCGCCGAGGTCGTGGTGCGCGGCGCGGAGCGCTTGACGCTGATCGTCGAGCGCGCGCCGTCCTGA